Proteins from a genomic interval of Ignavibacteriales bacterium:
- a CDS encoding MFS transporter: MSSSRWTKKQKQSESQPVRRLRRDQTFAALQFPNYRLWFQGQIVSLFGTWMQTTAQGFLIYELTHSPAYLGYVGFASGIPAWLLTLYGGVVADRMSRRKLMIITQTAMMLFAFILAALTFLHVVQPWHVVLLSFGLGTANAFDAPARQAFVGEMVDSEYLTNAIALNATMFHTATAIGPAVAGITYALFGPAWCFTINGVSFIAVIIALQMMKLKPHVPPAEGEGEGKFKEGILYVVRHDLIRVIIGIVALNSLFTLSLTTLIPAWSVTILGGDATTNGFLNSARGMGSLMGALVIATLGRITYRGKLVTFGTFLAPVLLLVFATIHWLPASYVVMAGIGVGTIMVMNLANALVQTSTPEHLRGRVMGAYTWIFFGFMPIGALWSGELAARFGLAETVIINGLIALAAAVAIWVFYPKLRKH; this comes from the coding sequence ATGAGTTCAAGCAGGTGGACGAAAAAGCAGAAGCAAAGCGAAAGTCAGCCCGTTAGAAGATTGAGAAGGGATCAGACGTTTGCAGCTCTGCAGTTTCCCAATTACCGCCTCTGGTTTCAGGGACAGATAGTCTCACTCTTCGGTACGTGGATGCAGACCACGGCTCAGGGGTTCTTGATCTATGAGCTGACCCATTCTCCCGCCTATCTCGGCTATGTCGGATTTGCATCCGGGATTCCCGCCTGGCTCCTGACGCTGTATGGCGGCGTTGTCGCCGACCGAATGTCGCGCCGCAAGCTGATGATCATCACGCAAACGGCCATGATGCTGTTCGCGTTTATACTCGCCGCCCTGACTTTCCTGCACGTTGTCCAGCCCTGGCATGTTGTCCTTCTTTCGTTCGGACTGGGCACTGCCAATGCGTTCGATGCTCCGGCCCGCCAGGCATTCGTTGGTGAGATGGTCGACAGCGAATATCTGACCAACGCAATAGCGCTCAATGCGACGATGTTCCACACGGCCACGGCGATTGGTCCTGCGGTTGCCGGGATAACATACGCGTTATTTGGTCCGGCATGGTGCTTCACAATCAATGGCGTTTCGTTCATTGCTGTCATCATCGCGCTGCAGATGATGAAGCTCAAGCCGCATGTCCCACCTGCTGAGGGTGAGGGAGAAGGAAAATTCAAAGAGGGGATTCTCTACGTTGTTCGTCACGACCTCATACGCGTGATTATCGGCATTGTCGCATTGAACAGCTTGTTCACGCTTTCGCTCACGACGCTGATCCCTGCCTGGTCCGTGACCATCCTCGGCGGTGATGCGACGACGAACGGTTTTCTCAACTCGGCCCGCGGTATGGGTTCACTGATGGGGGCGCTGGTGATCGCGACGCTTGGGCGGATTACGTATCGTGGGAAACTGGTGACGTTTGGAACGTTCCTTGCTCCCGTACTCCTGCTCGTGTTCGCCACCATTCACTGGCTGCCTGCTTCATACGTGGTGATGGCCGGCATCGGCGTAGGAACAATCATGGTGATGAATCTCGCGAACGCACTCGTCCAGACCTCGACACCCGAACACCTCCGTGGTCGTGTGATGGGAGCTTACACATGGATCTTTTTCGGCTTCATGCCTATCGGTGCACTTTGGTCCGGTGAGCTGGCGGCCCGGTTCGGTTTGGCCGAAACAGTCATCATCAACGGGTTGATCGCACTCGCAGCAGCTGTCGCAATTTGGGTGTTTTACCCGAAGCTGCGAAAGCACTGA
- a CDS encoding DUF4249 family protein codes for MLSPNVTQSRSNFTILGSCIFVGLLSACNQPFDPRGDLDKKLVVFSILSTDRDVQFARVERTYLPAGYDPGADTTDKTIRNAVVTIGQGGLTLRLRDTTLTRSDPNENDILLRAYVASSFKPNHGGSYILRVEADGFGPVSESVLVPMKPALDIDPISQAVLDRPAKYEKDASIMLSTTLGYGAYGYRIRLFVDYEVLKGTEWVEERVEIPTAFTLPNSEDYSYVNYPNFTRSSANNRASGNHKNNVYSRTLIEVAYRKYGSTKIIFNRAVVQLLQADRNLYRYYLATHSYGDPHSIRLDEPIFSGVAGGVGVMGAYTLDSLVHILPENFAYSHY; via the coding sequence ATGCTTAGCCCCAACGTGACCCAGTCTCGCTCGAATTTCACCATCCTTGGTTCATGTATTTTCGTTGGTCTTCTATCGGCTTGCAACCAACCCTTCGATCCCCGGGGAGATCTGGATAAGAAGCTTGTCGTCTTTTCGATCCTTTCCACCGATCGTGATGTCCAATTCGCTCGAGTTGAGAGGACCTACCTGCCTGCCGGCTACGACCCGGGAGCTGATACGACGGACAAAACAATTCGAAACGCGGTCGTCACGATTGGCCAGGGGGGACTGACGCTTCGTCTCAGGGATACAACGCTCACGAGATCTGACCCCAACGAGAATGATATTCTGCTGAGAGCGTATGTTGCAAGTTCGTTCAAGCCAAATCATGGAGGTTCATATATTCTAAGAGTTGAGGCAGATGGATTTGGGCCGGTGTCGGAGTCAGTTCTGGTGCCGATGAAACCGGCCCTCGATATAGATCCCATCTCACAGGCTGTGTTGGATCGACCGGCAAAATATGAAAAGGACGCGAGCATCATGCTTTCGACGACATTGGGATACGGGGCCTACGGCTACCGAATTCGGCTTTTTGTGGACTATGAGGTATTGAAGGGGACTGAGTGGGTAGAGGAACGTGTTGAAATCCCGACTGCATTTACTTTGCCAAACAGCGAGGACTACTCATACGTCAACTATCCAAATTTCACGCGCAGCTCTGCAAACAATCGGGCAAGCGGGAACCACAAGAACAATGTGTACTCTCGCACCCTAATAGAGGTTGCATACAGAAAGTATGGCTCGACAAAAATCATTTTCAATCGAGCCGTGGTTCAGCTCCTCCAGGCTGACCGGAACCTCTATCGCTACTATTTGGCGACCCACTCATACGGGGACCCGCATTCAATTCGCCTTGATGAACCGATCTTCTCGGGCGTCGCAGGTGGTGTTGGCGTGATGGGCGCATACACGTTGGACTCCCTGGTGCATATTCTGCCGGAGAATTTCGCTTATAGTCATTATTGA